One Ranitomeya imitator isolate aRanImi1 chromosome 1, aRanImi1.pri, whole genome shotgun sequence DNA window includes the following coding sequences:
- the ST8SIA3 gene encoding alpha-N-acetylneuraminate alpha-2,8-sialyltransferase ST8SIA3, translating to MRICKMVRVASVLGLVMLSVALLILSLISYVSLKKDNIFTTPKYASAGGPRMYMFHAGFRSQFAMKFLDPSFVPITNSLTQELQEKPAKWVFNRTAFARQRREILQNVDVIRNFSLTKNSVRTGQLMHYDYSSHKYVFSISNNFRSLLPDVSPILNKHYNICAVIGNSGILTESQCGAEIDSADFVFRCNFAPTEAFHKDVGRKTNLTTFNPSILEKYYNNLLTIQDRNNFFLHLKKLDGAILWIPAFFFHTSATVTRTLVDFFVEHREQLKVQLAWPGNIMQHVNRYWKNKHLSPKRLSTGILMYTLASSICDEIHLYGFWPFGWDPNTGKDLPYHYYDKKGTKFTTKWQESHQLPAEFKLLYKMHREGLTKLTLSHCA from the exons ATGAGAATCTGCAAGATGGTGCGGGTGGCAAGTGTGCTGGGTCTGGTGATGCTGAGCGTCGCCCTCCTCATCCTCTCCCTCATCAGCTACGTGTCCCTGAAGAAGGACAACATCTTCACCACCCCCAAATACGCCAGTGCGGGGGGCCCCAGGATGTACATGTTCCACGCAGGATTCAG GTCCCAGTTTGCGATGAAGTTTTTGGACCCGTCATTTGTTCCAATAACAAATTCTTTGACGCAAGAACTACAAGAAAAACCAGCCAAGTGGGTGTTCAACCGGACAGCATTCGCTCGCCAGAG GAGAGAAATTCTGCAGAATGTGGACGTCATCAGAAATTTTTCTCTGACCAAGAACAGCGTACGAACTGGTCAGCTGATGCATTACGACTACTCCAGTCATAAATACGTATTTTCTATAAGCAATAACTTCCGATCGCTTCTTCCAGACGTGTCGCCCATTCTCAACAAACATTATAACATTTGTGCCGTGATAGGAAACAGTGGTATCCTCACGGAAAGTCAGTGTGGGGCGGAAATAGACAGCGCCGATTTTGTCTTTCGTTGCAACTTTGCTCCGACTGAGGCTTTTCATAAAGATGTGGGGAGGAAAACTAACCTGACTACGTTCAACCCCAGCATCCTGGAAAAATATTACAACAACTTATTGACCATTCAAGATCGGAACAATTTTTTCTTACATTTGAAAAAGCTGGATGGGGCCATATTGTGGATTCCGGCATTTTTCTTTCATACTTCGGCAACAGTCACCAGAACACTGGTGGACTTTTTTGTTGAACATCGGGAACAGCTTAAAGTCCAGTTGGCTTGGCCTGGAAATATCATGCAGCATGTCAACAG atattgGAAAAACAAACACCTATCTCCCAAGAGGTTGAGCACCGGCATTCTCATGTACACGCTGGCCTCTTCCATCTGTGATGAAATACACTTGTACGGGTTCTGGCCGTTCGGTTGGGATCCTAATACGGGGAAGGATCTTCCGTATCATTACTATGACAAAAAAGGAACAAAATTCACTACAAAGTGGCAGGAATCGCACCAGCTCCCTGCAGAGTTCAAACTGCTGTACAAAATGCACAGAGAAGGACTGACCAAGCTGACGCTGTCACATTGTGCCTAA